The Blautia obeum ATCC 29174 region TCTGACATCTTTTTCGATATCAAGGAAATTTGTAACGTCAGCTCCCTGCGCTCTTTCATTCCATTCATGATAACGGTCACGATCCAGCATAATACAAAGTTCCTCAATACTCGGTACAAAGAAATCAATATATGGAATCACTGATTTCAGAACTTCATTCCAGTCCTGAGCTCCTGCCTCAGTACTTTCTTCAAACATCGCCATATCAACAGATACCGCAACTCCCAACTCATGTACTGCTTTCAGAAGACGTACCAGTTCTTTACCTCCATCGATATACATCATGCGCATCAGCGACGGATATCCAAAGTGAAACAGATTTGCTTCTTTTACTTTTTCAAGATCAATATCATCGAGCGTAAATGTATCATTAGCTCCTGAACAGTGAAGGAATATTCTGTCGATTCCTGCCGGAGCGAGGATTACTGAATATGAAGTACCCACACCATCTCTTACAATCATACTGTCCGGTGAAATACCATATTTCTCCAGTTCATTGAGAACCATCTGACCGAATGCATCATTGCCGACCATTCCCATAAGTTCTACATCCGCGCCCAAACGTTTCATACCGATCCCAGTGTTGGATACTGAACCGCCAAGGCTTACTTTGGCCGCATCCATCGCGATCAGCTGTCCCGGTCTGAAAAGATCTTTGATAGATTTTTCTTC contains the following coding sequences:
- a CDS encoding carbohydrate kinase family protein; the encoded protein is MGKKKAIAAGHICLDITPAFKSKEEKSIKDLFRPGQLIAMDAAKVSLGGSVSNTGIGMKRLGADVELMGMVGNDAFGQMVLNELEKYGISPDSMIVRDGVGTSYSVILAPAGIDRIFLHCSGANDTFTLDDIDLEKVKEANLFHFGYPSLMRMMYIDGGKELVRLLKAVHELGVAVSVDMAMFEESTEAGAQDWNEVLKSVIPYIDFFVPSIEELCIMLDRDRYHEWNERAQGADVTNFLDIEKDVRPLADKLLSYGAKVILIKCGTPGIYFRTADKEQLIKIGGGIGEEIADSWSDQEAFEKSYLVEKDKVASGTGAGDTTIAAFLSAILAGKDWSDALHLATATGALCVQTYDALSGIIPLEEVQKKIDAGWEKRK